One genomic segment of Mesoterricola silvestris includes these proteins:
- the menC gene encoding o-succinylbenzoate synthase: MIKNFHSPEDEVLGTLDRIDFVVVSVPFVEPFGTSVASWAVKEALLLRLEQDGFVGWGECVADPDPYYDGETTTTARHLIRDFLLKELEPGRTLGEALGRFRKVRGNPMAKATVENALLDLMARRRGIPLHELLGYEARPVPSGISIGIQESTGALLAKVEEAVDQGYHRVKMKIMRGKDVAWVAAVRERFPDIALMADANGDYTLEDAGHLKGLDAFGLTMIEQPLGYHDIYQHSLLQPQLKTALCLDESIHSLDDAAAALGLGACRVINIKQGRVGGLLESIRIARHCQERGVPVWSGGMDETGLGRAVNIHLQTVDNFSIPGDTSETRRYFREDIADPPVVLGPGGFIAIPPGPGTGVTLDPGRLERYTLHRERVR; encoded by the coding sequence ATGATCAAAAATTTTCATTCGCCCGAGGACGAGGTCCTGGGAACCCTTGACCGCATCGACTTCGTGGTCGTGAGCGTGCCCTTCGTGGAGCCCTTCGGCACCAGCGTCGCCTCCTGGGCGGTCAAGGAGGCCCTCCTCCTGCGGCTCGAGCAGGACGGCTTCGTGGGCTGGGGCGAATGCGTGGCGGATCCGGACCCCTATTATGACGGCGAGACCACCACAACCGCCCGGCACCTCATCCGGGACTTCCTGCTCAAGGAGCTGGAGCCCGGGCGCACCCTGGGGGAGGCCCTGGGCCGGTTCCGGAAGGTGCGGGGCAACCCCATGGCCAAGGCCACGGTGGAAAACGCCCTCCTGGACCTCATGGCCAGGCGCAGGGGCATCCCCCTCCACGAGCTGCTGGGGTACGAAGCCAGGCCTGTGCCCTCGGGCATCAGCATCGGCATCCAGGAGAGCACCGGGGCCCTGCTGGCCAAGGTGGAGGAGGCCGTGGACCAGGGCTACCACCGGGTGAAGATGAAGATCATGCGCGGCAAGGACGTGGCCTGGGTGGCCGCGGTGCGGGAGCGCTTCCCGGACATCGCCCTCATGGCCGACGCCAACGGCGACTACACCCTGGAGGACGCCGGGCACCTCAAGGGCCTGGACGCCTTCGGCCTCACCATGATCGAGCAGCCCCTGGGCTACCACGACATCTACCAGCATTCCCTCCTGCAGCCCCAGCTGAAGACCGCCCTGTGCCTGGACGAATCCATCCACAGCCTGGACGACGCCGCCGCCGCCCTGGGGCTGGGGGCCTGCCGGGTCATCAACATCAAGCAGGGCAGGGTGGGCGGGCTCCTGGAATCCATCCGCATCGCCCGGCACTGCCAGGAGCGGGGCGTCCCGGTGTGGTCCGGGGGCATGGACGAGACGGGCCTGGGCCGGGCCGTGAACATCCACCTCCAGACGGTGGATAATTTCTCCATCCCCGGGGACACCTCGGAAACCCGCCGGTACTTCCGGGAGGATATCGCCGACCCGCCGGTGGTGCTGGGTCCCGGCGGCTTCATCGCCATCCCCCCGGGCCCCGGCACGGGCGTGACCCTGGATCCGGGCCGGCTGGAGCGGTACACCCTGCACCGGGAGCGGGTGCGTTAA
- a CDS encoding NAD-dependent epimerase/dehydratase family protein, whose protein sequence is MTAPASVLVTGGHGFIGSHLCARLVQRGHRVRILARPGADLSNLDGLDVEVAQGDLTDPGSLPAALAGVTRVFHLAGALKGFSEEALLAVNRDGTRNLVGACPPDLERFVLVSSLAAAGPSPGGPEPRPPGAPDAPLTWYGRSKVEAERVVLASGLPCVILRPPVVFGPRDRDVLSYFRIAARGFLPVPGTRERWYSLVFAPDLADGILRAGEAPLPSGETLPLVNAEPVTWLDLGRHIARALGRRGRELHLPEAAIRAAGQVAGLAARLRGRPEIFSPQKVIEMLAPAWVASPEKARTLLGWSAGTPLDQALWQTVRWYRDHGWL, encoded by the coding sequence ATGACCGCCCCTGCTAGCGTCCTGGTCACGGGCGGCCACGGGTTCATCGGAAGCCACCTCTGCGCGCGCCTCGTCCAGCGGGGCCACCGGGTGCGCATCCTGGCCCGGCCGGGGGCCGACCTCTCCAACCTGGACGGCCTGGATGTGGAGGTCGCGCAGGGCGATCTCACCGACCCCGGCAGCCTCCCCGCGGCGCTGGCGGGAGTGACGCGCGTGTTCCACCTGGCCGGGGCCCTGAAGGGCTTCAGCGAGGAGGCCCTCCTGGCCGTGAACCGGGACGGCACCCGGAACCTCGTGGGGGCCTGCCCCCCGGACCTGGAGCGCTTCGTCCTGGTGTCCAGCCTCGCGGCCGCGGGCCCCAGCCCCGGCGGTCCCGAACCCCGGCCCCCGGGCGCCCCCGACGCTCCCCTCACCTGGTACGGCCGCAGCAAGGTCGAGGCCGAACGGGTCGTCCTGGCCTCGGGCCTGCCCTGCGTCATCCTCCGCCCCCCGGTGGTCTTCGGCCCCCGGGACCGGGACGTGCTGAGCTACTTCCGCATCGCGGCCCGGGGCTTCCTGCCGGTACCCGGCACCCGGGAGCGCTGGTATTCCCTGGTCTTCGCCCCGGACCTGGCCGATGGGATCCTGCGGGCCGGGGAGGCCCCCCTGCCCTCCGGCGAGACCCTTCCCCTGGTGAACGCCGAACCCGTCACCTGGCTGGACCTGGGCCGGCACATCGCCCGGGCTCTGGGCCGCCGGGGCCGGGAACTCCACCTTCCGGAGGCCGCCATCCGGGCCGCGGGCCAAGTGGCCGGCCTCGCCGCGCGCCTGCGGGGCCGGCCGGAAATCTTCTCCCCCCAGAAGGTGATCGAAATGCTGGCCCCCGCCTGGGTGGCCAGTCCGGAAAAGGCCCGGACGCTCCTGGGCTGGAGCGCCGGAACCCCCCTGGATCAGGCCCTCTGGCAGACCGTTCGATGGTACCGGGACCATGGCTGGCTCTAG
- a CDS encoding TatD family hydrolase — MLFDAHCHLQDARFGAVLEGVLRRAAEAGVTRMVCCGTREEDWDRVLELGRRPEIIPMAGLHPWYVDSASPTWAARLEAAFDAGAGAGECGLDFSDGRPPRAAQEAALRVQLDLALRRDLPVSLHCVKAAGRLLQILQETGLPAAGGLVHAFSGAPEVALSFQALGLHLSFGRALTFPGATRARASFEALREDRILFETDSPDLPPCGVEGPNEPAHLARVAAAAPRRVPAFENASRLFRRWLP, encoded by the coding sequence GTGCTGTTCGACGCCCACTGCCACCTCCAGGACGCGCGCTTCGGCGCCGTCCTGGAGGGGGTGCTGCGCCGGGCCGCGGAGGCCGGCGTGACGCGCATGGTGTGCTGCGGGACCCGGGAGGAGGACTGGGACCGCGTGCTGGAACTGGGGCGGCGCCCGGAAATCATCCCCATGGCCGGGCTGCATCCGTGGTACGTGGATTCCGCTTCCCCCACCTGGGCGGCGCGCCTGGAGGCGGCCTTCGACGCGGGCGCCGGCGCGGGCGAATGCGGCCTGGACTTCTCCGATGGGAGGCCGCCCCGGGCGGCGCAGGAGGCCGCCCTGCGCGTCCAGCTGGACCTCGCCCTCCGCCGGGACCTCCCCGTCTCCCTCCACTGCGTGAAGGCCGCGGGGCGCCTCCTGCAGATCCTCCAGGAAACGGGCCTGCCCGCCGCCGGCGGCCTGGTGCACGCCTTTTCCGGCGCCCCCGAAGTGGCCCTCTCCTTCCAGGCCCTGGGGCTGCACCTCTCCTTCGGGCGCGCCCTGACCTTCCCGGGGGCCACCCGGGCCCGGGCCTCGTTCGAGGCGCTGCGGGAGGACCGCATCCTCTTCGAGACCGATTCCCCGGACCTGCCCCCTTGCGGCGTGGAGGGCCCCAACGAGCCCGCCCACCTCGCGCGGGTGGCGGCGGCCGCGCCGCGCCGGGTGCCGGCCTTCGAGAACGCCTCGCGCCTCTTCAGGAGATGGTTGCCATGA
- a CDS encoding 5'-nucleotidase C-terminal domain-containing protein — translation MILGTWALGFALVAQTPAPRMDAAVANPVGPAVADDAEMAKYLAPLAEKIHASFGRVLGISPKGIGKAKAAGDNPLGFFLADVMREGATRVCKADVRFAFTNTGGLRRNINPGEVKVQDIYEVLPFDNELVIAEYTGAEVIQIIKEGIQRRGGEPFSGARASVTGTPDHPVVSITWSDGTPIDPAATVKVATTDYLLANGDGTPTLKAGRNVVLTGQPVRQLVIDVCERMGREHKPIQPEEGARYTYSPEIAAAIKASTFKF, via the coding sequence ATGATTCTTGGAACCTGGGCCCTGGGCTTCGCCCTGGTGGCGCAGACTCCGGCGCCCCGCATGGACGCCGCGGTGGCCAACCCCGTGGGGCCGGCCGTGGCCGACGATGCGGAAATGGCCAAGTACCTCGCGCCCCTCGCCGAGAAGATCCACGCCAGCTTCGGCCGGGTGCTGGGCATCTCCCCCAAGGGCATCGGCAAGGCCAAGGCCGCGGGGGACAACCCCCTGGGCTTCTTCCTGGCCGACGTCATGCGGGAGGGCGCCACCCGGGTCTGCAAGGCCGACGTGCGCTTCGCCTTCACCAACACCGGCGGCCTGCGCCGCAACATCAACCCCGGCGAAGTGAAGGTCCAGGACATCTACGAGGTGCTGCCCTTCGACAACGAGCTGGTGATCGCCGAGTACACCGGCGCCGAGGTGATCCAGATCATCAAGGAAGGCATCCAGAGGCGGGGCGGCGAGCCCTTCTCGGGGGCCCGGGCCTCCGTCACCGGCACCCCGGACCACCCGGTGGTCTCCATCACCTGGAGCGACGGCACCCCCATCGACCCCGCGGCCACCGTGAAGGTCGCCACCACCGACTACCTCCTGGCCAACGGGGACGGCACCCCCACCCTCAAGGCCGGGCGGAACGTGGTGCTCACGGGCCAGCCGGTGCGCCAGCTGGTCATCGACGTGTGCGAGCGCATGGGCCGGGAGCATAAGCCCATCCAGCCCGAGGAGGGCGCCCGCTACACCTACTCCCCCGAAATCGCCGCGGCCATCAAGGCCTCGACCTTCAAGTTCTAG
- a CDS encoding aminotransferase class I/II-fold pyridoxal phosphate-dependent enzyme, whose protein sequence is MGIYPYHRVIETGQATEVMVDGQRQLMLGSNSYLELTTHPRIKERAMEAIQMYGTGCAGSRFLNGTLPIHVELEQKLAAFMGKEAALVFPTGFQTNTGVISSLVHKGEYIVGDKYIHACIMDGCMLSHGTLVRYDHNNMADLEEKLSRIPAQAPKLIVTDGVFSMEGDICDLPGIVTLAQRYGAQVMVDDAHGIGVLGQGGRGTSAHFGLTDQVDLIMGTFSKSLAAIGGFIAGSAKTINYLQHVARPYMFSASASPASVAAVLGALEVMEAEPERIQRLWENARFLKKGFDDIGFDTGKSETPVIPIMVGEFDTCMKMWRFLKEAGIFVNPVVPPGVPPGRSLIRISVTAGHTRAQLEWALEIFQKAGRHFGLLELGA, encoded by the coding sequence ATGGGCATCTATCCCTACCACCGGGTCATCGAAACAGGCCAGGCCACGGAAGTGATGGTCGACGGCCAGCGGCAGCTGATGCTGGGATCCAATTCCTACCTGGAGCTCACCACCCATCCCCGCATCAAGGAACGGGCCATGGAGGCCATCCAGATGTACGGCACCGGCTGCGCCGGTTCCCGGTTCCTCAACGGGACCCTGCCCATCCACGTGGAGCTCGAGCAGAAGCTCGCGGCCTTCATGGGCAAGGAGGCCGCCCTGGTCTTCCCCACCGGCTTCCAGACCAACACCGGGGTCATCTCCAGCCTGGTGCACAAGGGCGAGTACATCGTCGGCGACAAGTACATCCACGCCTGCATCATGGACGGGTGCATGCTCAGCCACGGCACCCTGGTGCGGTACGACCACAACAACATGGCGGACCTGGAGGAGAAGCTCTCCCGCATCCCCGCCCAGGCCCCCAAGCTCATCGTCACCGACGGCGTCTTCAGCATGGAAGGCGACATCTGCGACCTTCCCGGCATCGTGACCCTGGCCCAGCGCTACGGCGCCCAGGTGATGGTGGACGACGCCCACGGCATCGGCGTGCTGGGCCAGGGCGGCCGGGGCACGTCGGCCCACTTCGGCCTCACGGACCAGGTGGACCTGATCATGGGCACCTTCTCCAAGTCCCTGGCGGCCATCGGCGGCTTCATCGCCGGCAGCGCCAAGACCATCAACTACCTGCAGCACGTGGCCCGGCCCTACATGTTCTCGGCCTCGGCATCCCCTGCCAGCGTGGCGGCGGTGCTGGGCGCCCTGGAGGTCATGGAGGCCGAGCCGGAGCGCATCCAGCGCCTGTGGGAGAACGCCCGGTTCCTGAAGAAGGGCTTCGACGACATCGGCTTCGACACGGGCAAGAGCGAGACCCCGGTCATCCCCATCATGGTGGGCGAGTTCGACACCTGCATGAAGATGTGGCGCTTCCTGAAGGAGGCGGGGATCTTCGTGAACCCCGTGGTGCCCCCCGGCGTGCCCCCGGGCCGCAGCCTCATCCGCATTTCCGTCACCGCGGGCCACACCCGGGCTCAGCTGGAGTGGGCGCTCGAAATCTTCCAGAAGGCCGGACGCCATTTCGGCCTCCTGGAGCTGGGGGCATGA
- a CDS encoding tRNA threonylcarbamoyladenosine dehydratase, which translates to MRWFARTEQLLGPEPMARLQGARVAVFGLGGVGSYVVEALARAGVGHFRLVDYGAVDATNINRQLFALHSTLGRRKVDLAAERILDINPQCEVDARPGFLDPGTVEGLLEPRPDLVVDAIDSLNSKVTLLEAVHRLGIPVVSSMGAGGRVDASQVRVGDISETLICPLARVVRLRLRRRGVVSGIPCVYSVEPARNTTPFEASDVGEHHGTGRVRQPIGTISYMPALFGLRVAQEVIAKLL; encoded by the coding sequence ATGAGATGGTTCGCCCGCACCGAACAGCTGCTGGGGCCCGAGCCCATGGCCCGCCTCCAGGGGGCGCGGGTGGCCGTGTTCGGCCTGGGGGGCGTGGGTTCGTACGTCGTGGAGGCCCTGGCCCGGGCCGGCGTGGGGCACTTCCGCCTGGTGGACTACGGCGCGGTGGACGCCACCAACATCAACCGCCAGCTCTTCGCCCTCCATTCCACCCTCGGCCGCAGGAAGGTGGACCTGGCCGCGGAGCGCATCCTGGACATCAACCCCCAGTGCGAGGTGGACGCCCGTCCCGGATTCCTGGATCCCGGGACCGTGGAAGGGCTGCTGGAGCCGCGCCCCGACCTGGTGGTGGACGCCATCGATTCCTTGAACTCCAAGGTCACGCTCCTGGAGGCCGTGCACCGCCTGGGCATCCCCGTGGTCTCCAGCATGGGCGCCGGGGGCAGGGTGGACGCCTCCCAGGTGCGGGTGGGCGACATCTCCGAAACCCTCATCTGCCCCCTGGCCCGGGTCGTGCGGCTCCGCCTGCGCAGGCGCGGCGTGGTTTCGGGCATCCCCTGCGTCTACTCCGTGGAGCCCGCGCGCAACACCACGCCCTTCGAGGCCTCGGACGTGGGCGAGCACCACGGCACGGGCCGGGTGCGCCAGCCCATCGGGACGATCTCGTACATGCCCGCCCTATTCGGGTTGCGGGTGGCCCAGGAAGTGATCGCCAAGCTGCTCTAG
- a CDS encoding GNAT family N-acetyltransferase, with protein sequence MPRLILHTDLRSAEGPWRALYGDGREHTPFQGFDYCSIVGRFFLLSTRPLYRNRVYEVRDDADRTVLLLPLHVGRGAMAGQAFLWGEFSQAGYLEAITGEATTAGALRFALEAIAGGRPMAFTFSRVRAGSRMDRLVEAAFGPAELERKEMPCAHIPLGVDFDGYLGGLAKGHRQKLRAAARRLEADGRRWEVRTFLDQPMPFATQLRLFDLYWRRMRQKGVNFKVRKYFPYCLRRWFNPTILALGRLPNTCYAILHIDGAVAGFCAGFRAGDGSITLPFLAVEGRFGAYSPGGLLIQGTIRHLLERNDTPVLDLARGNERYKFDYGGVAHANHCYTIRVVRSPGPA encoded by the coding sequence ATGCCCCGGCTCATCCTGCACACCGATTTGCGTTCGGCGGAAGGCCCCTGGCGGGCCCTGTACGGCGACGGCCGGGAGCACACGCCCTTCCAGGGCTTCGACTACTGCAGCATCGTCGGGCGCTTCTTCCTGCTTTCCACCCGGCCCCTCTACCGCAACCGCGTGTACGAGGTGCGGGACGACGCGGACCGCACGGTGCTGCTCCTGCCGCTCCACGTGGGCCGGGGGGCCATGGCGGGGCAGGCCTTCCTGTGGGGCGAATTCTCCCAGGCCGGGTACCTGGAGGCCATCACGGGGGAGGCGACCACGGCCGGAGCCCTGCGCTTCGCCCTGGAGGCGATCGCGGGGGGACGCCCCATGGCCTTCACCTTCAGCCGCGTCCGGGCCGGGAGCCGCATGGACCGGCTCGTGGAGGCGGCCTTCGGCCCGGCGGAGCTGGAGCGCAAGGAGATGCCCTGCGCCCATATCCCCCTGGGGGTAGACTTCGACGGCTACCTGGGCGGCCTGGCCAAGGGGCACCGCCAGAAGCTGCGAGCCGCCGCCCGGCGCCTGGAGGCGGACGGCCGGCGCTGGGAGGTCCGCACCTTCCTGGACCAGCCCATGCCCTTCGCCACGCAGCTCCGGCTCTTCGACCTGTACTGGCGCCGGATGCGGCAGAAGGGCGTCAATTTCAAGGTCCGGAAGTACTTCCCCTACTGCCTCCGCCGGTGGTTCAACCCGACCATCCTGGCCCTGGGCCGCCTGCCCAACACCTGCTACGCCATCCTCCACATCGACGGGGCCGTCGCGGGATTCTGCGCGGGCTTCCGGGCCGGGGACGGGTCCATCACGCTGCCCTTCCTGGCCGTGGAGGGGCGCTTCGGGGCCTACAGCCCCGGGGGCCTGCTGATCCAGGGGACCATCCGGCACCTCCTGGAGCGGAACGACACCCCCGTCCTCGACCTGGCCCGCGGCAACGAGCGGTACAAGTTCGATTACGGGGGCGTCGCGCACGCCAATCACTGCTACACGATCCGGGTGGTCAGATCTCCCGGGCCAGCTTGA
- a CDS encoding bifunctional metallophosphatase/5'-nucleotidase has product MERRTFLQALGAATAVSSLPLRAQDAPGAGRITLLHTNDTHSRIEPFGPGSGNLTGRGGMARRATMIKQIRATTPNLLVLDAGDVFQGTPYFNEYKGFLDYRLMSMCGYDAGTLGNHDFDNGVDALVAAMSEAKFPFLNCNLDAKGAPALAARLRPHHVREFPGVKVGLTGLCVDFKGLVSPKNHVGVDWRDPVESIKPVIRHLREVEKVDLVVVLSHLGYDLHGYAMDDLHLAKLVPGIDVIIGGHSHTFLDAPVKVGDTEIFQVGFAGVNLGRMDFTVRNGLKLASSGMAVPVLA; this is encoded by the coding sequence ATGGAACGCCGCACCTTCCTCCAGGCCCTCGGGGCCGCCACCGCCGTCTCCAGCCTGCCCCTGCGCGCCCAGGACGCCCCCGGCGCGGGCCGCATCACCCTCCTGCACACCAACGACACCCATTCCCGCATCGAGCCCTTCGGGCCCGGCAGCGGCAACCTCACCGGCCGCGGCGGCATGGCCCGGCGCGCGACGATGATCAAGCAGATCCGCGCCACCACTCCCAACCTCCTGGTGCTCGACGCCGGCGACGTCTTCCAGGGCACTCCCTATTTCAACGAATACAAGGGCTTCCTGGACTACCGCCTCATGAGCATGTGCGGCTACGACGCCGGCACCCTGGGCAACCACGATTTCGACAACGGCGTGGACGCCCTGGTGGCCGCCATGTCCGAAGCGAAGTTCCCCTTCCTGAACTGCAACCTGGACGCCAAGGGCGCCCCCGCCCTCGCCGCGCGCCTGCGCCCCCACCACGTGCGGGAGTTCCCCGGCGTGAAGGTGGGCCTCACGGGCCTCTGCGTGGACTTCAAGGGCCTGGTCTCCCCCAAGAACCACGTGGGCGTGGACTGGCGGGACCCCGTGGAATCCATCAAGCCCGTGATCCGCCACCTGCGCGAGGTGGAGAAGGTGGACCTGGTGGTGGTGCTCAGCCACCTGGGCTACGACCTCCACGGCTACGCCATGGACGACCTGCACCTGGCCAAGCTGGTGCCCGGCATCGACGTCATCATCGGCGGCCACAGCCACACCTTCCTGGACGCCCCCGTGAAGGTGGGCGACACGGAGATCTTCCAGGTGGGCTTCGCCGGCGTGAACCTGGGCCGCATGGACTTCACGGTGCGCAACGGCCTGAAACTGGCGTCCTCGGGCATGGCGGTGCCGGTCCTGGCCTGA
- a CDS encoding DNA cytosine methyltransferase — MSVGMRPLRVIEFFAGMGGWRRALGRGAVLAAAYDISPPALATYARLWGERPIARELATLPAAELLRHGADTWVMSPPCQPFCRMGHRKDLEDPRSRAFVHLMDLLAEHPPERLALESVVGFLGSDAHALLAARLREGGFQAREYTLDPMRFGLPNLRPRVFVVASRRGLADRAVPDLPPAPLRGFLDSVEDPGLYLGEALRHRPGLDLVTADATRTACFIGGYGRRFVGSGSFLETERGVRRFSVAETARLLGWDPVPAFPEEVNAEGRYKLLGNGLSIPVAAWVLAQVSGPPQLSLPKPSDSHSK; from the coding sequence ATGTCTGTGGGGATGCGCCCTCTGCGGGTGATCGAGTTCTTCGCCGGAATGGGCGGCTGGCGGCGGGCCCTCGGCCGGGGCGCGGTCCTTGCGGCGGCCTACGATATCAGCCCTCCGGCCCTGGCCACCTACGCCCGCCTCTGGGGCGAGCGCCCCATCGCCCGGGAACTGGCCACCCTCCCGGCCGCGGAGCTCCTGCGGCACGGGGCGGACACCTGGGTGATGAGCCCCCCCTGCCAGCCCTTCTGCCGCATGGGCCACCGCAAGGACTTGGAGGACCCCCGGTCCCGGGCCTTCGTCCATCTCATGGACCTCCTGGCGGAGCACCCCCCGGAGCGCCTGGCCTTGGAATCCGTGGTGGGCTTCCTGGGGTCCGACGCCCACGCCCTGCTCGCCGCGCGGCTCCGGGAAGGCGGGTTCCAGGCCCGGGAATACACCCTGGACCCCATGCGCTTCGGCCTGCCCAACCTCCGGCCCCGGGTCTTCGTGGTGGCCTCCCGGCGGGGCCTCGCGGACCGGGCGGTCCCGGATCTGCCCCCGGCGCCCCTGCGGGGCTTCCTGGACTCCGTGGAGGACCCCGGCCTCTACCTGGGCGAGGCCCTGCGCCACCGGCCCGGCCTGGACCTGGTGACGGCGGACGCCACGCGCACCGCGTGCTTCATCGGCGGCTACGGCCGGCGCTTCGTGGGCAGCGGCTCCTTCCTGGAGACGGAGCGCGGCGTGCGGCGATTCTCCGTGGCGGAGACGGCGCGGCTGCTGGGATGGGATCCCGTGCCCGCATTCCCGGAGGAGGTGAACGCGGAGGGGCGCTACAAGCTGCTCGGCAATGGCCTGAGCATCCCGGTGGCGGCATGGGTGCTAGCCCAGGTTTCCGGCCCACCCCAGCTATCACTACCGAAGCCATCAGATAGTCATTCCAAATAA
- a CDS encoding MFS transporter: MEHTNAFRFRRFLNWFPLGLTYATMYMGRYNFNVVKSDIGAWYHLDKWQMGIIATAGFWTYGLAVAINGPLADRIGGRRAILVGSLGAALTNLLVGLMFLNGFTTKLLVSMSLLWSVNMYFQSFGALSVVKVNSTWFHVRERGVFGGIFGVMISSGYFLATSVGAWLLASFKSWTIIWFAPVVAMAVMVLVDYLLVRNRPSHAGLQDFDTGDGSNAHLAEDQPLPLRELLSKVIGNPVIIALIFAEFCTGFVRQGVMLYFTEYLEEVYHLSKRAALFGATGVAFMLGGIFGGLLCGWMSDRLFQSRRPPVAFIFYLAQVAMICLLGAALGRGTHGGQVWAIVLLGLTAMFIFGVHGMLSGTASMDFGGRKAAATVAGALDGIQYIGSGLTGFGLGWVLKAYGWDGVGAAGHVPANAWVWAACLIPFSLVGAAIMTTIWRARPSGAGH, from the coding sequence ATGGAACATACGAATGCGTTCCGGTTCAGGCGTTTCCTGAACTGGTTCCCCCTTGGCCTCACCTACGCGACCATGTACATGGGCCGCTATAACTTCAATGTCGTCAAGAGCGACATCGGGGCCTGGTACCACCTGGACAAGTGGCAGATGGGGATCATCGCCACGGCCGGCTTCTGGACCTACGGCCTGGCGGTGGCCATCAATGGCCCATTGGCCGACCGCATCGGCGGGCGCCGGGCGATCCTCGTGGGCTCCCTGGGGGCGGCCCTGACCAACCTCCTGGTGGGATTGATGTTCCTAAACGGGTTCACCACGAAGCTGCTGGTGTCCATGAGCCTGCTCTGGAGCGTCAACATGTACTTCCAGAGCTTCGGCGCCCTGAGCGTGGTGAAGGTGAACAGCACCTGGTTCCATGTGCGGGAGCGGGGGGTTTTCGGGGGGATCTTCGGGGTCATGATCAGCTCCGGCTACTTCCTGGCCACCTCCGTGGGCGCTTGGCTCCTGGCCAGCTTCAAGAGCTGGACCATCATCTGGTTCGCGCCGGTGGTGGCCATGGCCGTCATGGTGCTGGTGGACTACCTGCTGGTGCGCAACCGGCCCAGCCACGCGGGCCTCCAGGACTTCGACACGGGCGACGGCAGCAACGCGCACCTGGCCGAGGACCAGCCGCTGCCCCTCAGGGAACTGCTTTCCAAGGTCATCGGCAACCCCGTGATCATCGCCCTCATCTTCGCGGAGTTCTGCACGGGGTTCGTGCGCCAGGGCGTCATGCTCTACTTCACCGAATACCTGGAGGAGGTCTACCACCTTTCCAAGCGGGCGGCCCTCTTCGGGGCCACGGGGGTGGCCTTCATGCTGGGCGGAATCTTCGGCGGGCTGCTCTGCGGCTGGATGAGCGACCGGCTTTTCCAGAGCCGGCGGCCCCCCGTCGCCTTCATCTTCTACCTGGCCCAGGTGGCCATGATCTGCCTTCTGGGCGCGGCCCTGGGCCGGGGCACCCACGGCGGCCAGGTGTGGGCCATCGTGCTGCTGGGCCTGACCGCCATGTTCATCTTCGGGGTGCACGGCATGCTCAGCGGCACCGCCTCCATGGACTTCGGGGGCCGCAAGGCCGCGGCCACCGTGGCCGGGGCCCTGGACGGCATCCAGTACATCGGTTCGGGCCTCACCGGCTTCGGCCTGGGCTGGGTGCTGAAGGCCTACGGCTGGGACGGGGTGGGGGCCGCGGGCCACGTGCCCGCCAACGCCTGGGTGTGGGCCGCGTGCCTCATCCCCTTCAGCCTCGTGGGGGCCGCCATCATGACCACCATCTGGAGGGCCCGGCCCTCCGGGGCGGGGCATTAG
- a CDS encoding phosphatase PAP2 family protein — MAGSRRPFGLTGPLGTWRPLDRWVVGYALATLPFLGYGWLKGQPGCAAQVGVNALVIAGCLLLARWSRDTAAVVPTVLRLFYAPLVYWCFYHQVQVLWPLFHALPLDGHLARADQALFGCQPSLAWRAALPLRGLSELFCFAYLAYYFFTPIVGFTALLRSGYAAAERVILAATACFFVCYALFWMFPTVGPHFWFPPAQGPQLYDGYVFNHALFFFTRGGEIRGGAFPSSHIAVATLFTLWARREVKVLFVPLAAITAVMLPAVVYLRAHYLVDVPAGLAVGVLATWLSARTLS; from the coding sequence ATGGCTGGCTCTAGGCGTCCCTTCGGCCTCACCGGTCCCCTGGGGACCTGGCGCCCCCTGGACCGCTGGGTGGTGGGCTATGCCCTGGCCACCCTGCCCTTCCTGGGCTACGGCTGGCTGAAGGGCCAGCCCGGGTGCGCCGCCCAGGTGGGCGTCAATGCCCTGGTGATCGCCGGCTGCCTATTGTTGGCCCGGTGGAGCCGGGACACCGCGGCCGTGGTGCCCACGGTGCTGCGCCTCTTCTACGCCCCCCTGGTCTACTGGTGCTTCTACCACCAGGTGCAGGTCCTCTGGCCCCTCTTCCATGCCCTGCCCCTGGACGGCCACCTGGCCCGGGCCGACCAGGCCCTCTTCGGCTGCCAGCCCTCCCTGGCCTGGCGGGCGGCCCTGCCCCTGCGCGGGCTCTCGGAGCTCTTCTGCTTCGCCTACCTGGCCTACTACTTCTTCACGCCCATCGTGGGCTTCACGGCCCTCCTGCGCTCCGGCTACGCCGCGGCGGAGCGGGTGATCCTGGCCGCCACGGCGTGCTTTTTCGTGTGCTACGCCCTGTTCTGGATGTTCCCCACCGTCGGGCCCCACTTCTGGTTCCCGCCGGCCCAGGGGCCGCAGCTCTACGACGGTTACGTGTTCAACCACGCGCTCTTCTTCTTCACCCGGGGCGGCGAGATCCGGGGCGGCGCCTTCCCCAGCTCCCACATCGCCGTGGCCACGCTGTTCACCCTGTGGGCCCGCCGGGAGGTGAAGGTGCTGTTCGTGCCCCTGGCGGCCATCACCGCGGTGATGCTGCCGGCGGTGGTGTACCTGCGGGCCCACTACCTGGTGGATGTGCCGGCGGGCCTGGCGGTGGGCGTCCTCGCCACCTGGCTCAGCGCGCGGACCCTCAGTTGA